From Paenibacillus graminis:
GACTTCATTGATTTCAAATCGACCGTATTGATTAAAGATGGTAAAATTCTTGAAGACAATATGAAAAAAGAACGATTAACAACGGACGAATTGTTGGCTGAGCTGCGGAAAAAGGATGTATTTAAGGTGGCTGATGTGGAATTCGCCATTATGGAGACAGACGGGGCGATCAATGTGCTGCTTACCCGTGAGAACCAGCCGTTAACTCCCAAGCATTTGGGGGTAAAGGTGGCACCGGAGCAGGCGACTCAGGCTGTAATTATGGATGGAAAAATTTTGGATGAGCCCCTGGATACCTTGGGGTTGACCAGAGGGTGGCTGCAGGGGAAGCTGGAGGAGCTTAATCTGACTGCTGAAAATGTGTTTATCGGGCAGGTAGACTCTTATGGGGAGCTTACGGTAGATTTGTATGCCGACAGTGTCACTGTTCCGCAGCCGCAGGAAAAACCCCAGCTTTATGCACTGCTTAAGAAATGTGAAGCAGACCTGGAGCTGTTCAGCCTTTCTACCAACAATGAACAGGCGAAGAAAATGTACGGCCAGTGCTCGGAACAACTGCAGGGCCTGCTTAAGCAGCTGAAGCC
This genomic window contains:
- a CDS encoding DUF421 domain-containing protein, translating into MPEWLEVIWRTVFAVVVLFFLTKLLGKRQVSQLSFFEYITGITVGSLAAYISLDTDKTWHLGVIALIVWIAFSLGIEYLQVKSKKARDFIDFKSTVLIKDGKILEDNMKKERLTTDELLAELRKKDVFKVADVEFAIMETDGAINVLLTRENQPLTPKHLGVKVAPEQATQAVIMDGKILDEPLDTLGLTRGWLQGKLEELNLTAENVFIGQVDSYGELTVDLYADSVTVPQPQEKPQLYALLKKCEADLELFSLSTNNEQAKKMYGQCSEQLQGLLKQLKPFVQN